The following proteins are encoded in a genomic region of Dioscorea cayenensis subsp. rotundata cultivar TDr96_F1 chromosome 8, TDr96_F1_v2_PseudoChromosome.rev07_lg8_w22 25.fasta, whole genome shotgun sequence:
- the LOC120267794 gene encoding protein ALTERED XYLOGLUCAN 4-like has protein sequence MEYCKVIIQRNIGLFLFSLFLLLSVILVLQTLYSSNSFNITFSQFEYDHEEEACDLFVGKWIRDFREPIYNNRTCPTLPIVKNCVKHGKDPDYIYWRWKPDGCDLPRFAPSMFLNIVRGKKLAFIGDSLARNQMESLLCLLSQVESPLNTNISTEGKYQTWYFPSHDFTLMVMWTQFLVQATQRTVNGTASDVFDIHLDKINSEWTNQLPGINFAVISTGNWFIRKTYLHKDDKLLGCTLCSDAKDLGYVFAIKNALSTTLEFLLSRCKDCEGMMTVLRTYTPSHFEHGSWFSGGNCNRTQPLSESEVMSFNKNAWRIKESQVEVFEKIVQRVEREEKMKKEKKKLVLLDVSKAMMYRADAHPDSHWQRWHNVNDCLHWCLPGPVDLWNELLMVILRKHSRN, from the exons ATGGAGTATTGCAAAGTGATCATTCAGAGAAACATTGGTCTCTTCCTCTtctctttatttcttcttctctccgtAATACTAGTTCTACAAACTCTTTACTCATCAAACTCCTTCAACATCACCTTCTCTCAGTTTG AATATGATCATGAAGAAGAGGCTTGTGATTTGTTTGTTGGAAAATGGATTAGAGATTTTAGAGAACCTATATATAACAATCGGACTTGTCCTACATTGCCTATAGTGAAGAATTGTGTAAAACATGGGAAGGATCCTGATTATATCTATTGGAGATGGAAGCCTGATGGTTGTGATTTGCCGAGGTTTGCACCTTCgatgtttttaaatattgttcGAGGGAAAAAACTTGCTTTCATCGGTGATTCTCTTGCTAGAAACCAGATGGAATCTCTTTTATGCCTTCTTTCTCAG GTTGAATCTCCACTGAACACAAACATAAGCACAGAAGGCAAATATCAGACATGGTATTTCCCTTCACATGACTTCACTCTCATGGTCATGTGGACACAGTTCCTTGTTCAAGCAACACAAAGAACAGTAAATGGAACAGCTTCTGATGTGTTTGACATTCATTTAGACAAGATCAACTCTGAATGGACTAACCAACTTCCAGGTATTAACTTTGCAGTGATCTCTACTGGCAACTGGTTCATCAGAAAAACTTACTTGCATAAAGATGACAAGCTTCTTGGTTGCACACTATGCAGTGATGCAAAAGACTTAGGTTATGTATTTGCTATCAAGAATGCTTTAAGTACAACTCTTGAGTTCTTATTAAGTAGATGTAAAGATTGTGAAGGAATGATGACAGTGTTGAGGACTTACACACCTTCACACTTTGAACATGGTTCATGGTTTAGTGGAGGGAATTGTAATAGGACTCAACCTTTGAGTGAGAGTGAAGTCatgagttttaataaaaatgcttGGAGAATTAAAGAGAGTCAAGTGGAAGTGTTTGAGAAAATAGTGCAAAGAGTTGAGAgggaggagaagatgaagaaggagaagaagaagttggTGTTGTTGGATGTGAGTAAGGCTATGATGTATAGGGCTGATGCACATCCTGACTCACATTGGCAAAGGTGGCATAATGTTAATGATTGTCTTCATTGGTGCTTGCCAGGGCCTGTTGATTTGTGGAATGAGTTATTGATGGTGATCCTTAGAAAGCATTCTCGGAATTGA